From the genome of Chelmon rostratus isolate fCheRos1 chromosome 1, fCheRos1.pri, whole genome shotgun sequence, one region includes:
- the LOC121608359 gene encoding oocyte zinc finger protein XlCOF6.1-like has product MFKTDKLKALVSERLTAAAEEVFSIFEQTIKEYEEAVFRSKQQIDHQRSLAGWKAPLQLPVQENDAHSRQDHCVRKTGLCEDDQEAPQIKEEQEEELWAAQTGEKQEEDDTKDSMFNIIYVQRGDGDGRQHPHRNQEDENKGDRLSGSSSEQLKSEPDHEGCGASEPNSDCEGSEFSDDECRGGGGFDSGGNKKKPQEAGEAADRPHTCSVCNKNFRIKSILTRHMKTHTGEKPYSCSVCGKSFIQRSYLQTHMNSHSGQKPYTCTFCGRGFTQVGNMNAHIRIHTGEKPHSCTDCGKSFREKADLIKHTIIHTGEKPYVCSVCNMKFSAQSNLRRHMKTHSGERPYSCTACGKRFIRRSHLIIHMKTHAGETL; this is encoded by the exons ATgttcaaaacagacaaactaaaAGCTTTGGTGAGTGAGCGACTGACCGCCGCCGCCGAGGAAGTATTCAGCATCTTTGAACAAACTATTAAAGAATATGAGGAGGCAGTTTTTCGCTCGAAGCAGCAGATTGACCACCAGCGGAGTCTGGCCGGCTGGAAAG CCCCCCTGCAGCTCCCTGTCCAGGAAAATGACGCCCACTCCAGGCAGGATCACTGTGTGAGGAAGACTGGCCTGTGTGAGGATGACCAGGAGGCCCCGCAGATTaaagaagagcaggaggaggaactgTGGGCTGCTCAGACGGGtgaaaagcaggaggaggatgataCCAAAGACTCTATGTTCAACATAATTTATGTGCAGAGAGGTGATGGAGATGGGCGACAGCACCCACATCGAAACcaagaagatgaaaataaaggaGACCGTTTGTCCGGCAGCTCATCTGAGCAGTTGAAATCAGAACCTGATCATGAAGGCTGTGGGGCATCAGAGCCAAACAGTGACTGTGAGGGGAGTGAATTCAGCGATGATGAATGTAGAGGCGGCGGAGGATTTGACTCGGGCGGAAACAAGAAGAAACCGCAGGAAGCTGGCGAGGCAGCGGACAGGCCGCACACCTGCAGCGTCTGCAACAAGAACTTCAGGATTAAGTCCATTCTGACTCGCCACATGAAGAcgcacacaggagagaaaccttACAGTTGCAGCGTTTGCGGCAAAAGCTTCATCCAGCGCTCCTATCTGCAGACTCACATGAACTCTCACTCCGGACAGAAGCCGTACACGTGTACTTTCTGCGGCAGGGGGTTCACGCAGGTTGGAAACATGAATGCGCACATACGAATCCACACGGGGGAGAAACCTCACAGCTGCACCGACTGCGGCAAAAGCTTTAGAGAGAAAGCAGATCTCATCAAGCACACTATTATTCACACTGGCGAGAAACCCTACGTTTGCTCCGTGTGTAACATGAAATTCAGCGCTCAGTCTAATCTCAGGCGCCACATGAAGACTCATTCAGGGGAGAGACCGTATAGTTGCACGGCTTGTGGGAAGAGATTCATCCGGCGCTCCCATTTAATCATTCATATGAAGACTCATGCAGGAGAGACTCTCTAG